The Hyphococcus flavus genome contains a region encoding:
- a CDS encoding biotin-dependent carboxyltransferase family protein, which yields MTVATVINPGLFTTIQDLGRSGKRHLGVPLSGAADPVSYVLANVAAGNPWNAPALECTLKGPVLRFERNVTFALSGADMSATLNNGALHSHQPFDAKKGDLLSLSAAKTGARCYIAFAGGIEGDEFLGSRSTYPPASLGGIGGRAVMENDRLFSAALKAGAGTEIPHALRMSLAHAFVLRATAGPESMLFSNDLQLFFAGKWTAGRRADRMGVQLEGTKMIAEKHVSMASSPVFPGTVQCPSGGTPFLLLADAQTVGGYPRIAQVIGADIHLTGQIRPGDAIWFRKTTYAEAREIGRKKAVLFEGFVPRSCFL from the coding sequence GTGACTGTCGCGACTGTCATAAACCCCGGCCTTTTTACGACCATTCAGGATCTGGGCAGATCGGGGAAACGCCATCTCGGCGTGCCTTTATCCGGGGCCGCCGATCCCGTGTCTTACGTGCTTGCCAATGTCGCGGCTGGAAACCCGTGGAATGCGCCAGCGCTGGAGTGCACGCTCAAAGGACCGGTTTTGAGGTTCGAGCGTAACGTTACGTTCGCTCTCAGCGGCGCGGATATGAGCGCAACGCTAAACAATGGCGCCCTACATTCGCACCAGCCTTTTGACGCAAAAAAAGGCGATCTTCTCTCGCTGAGCGCAGCAAAAACAGGCGCACGATGTTACATCGCCTTTGCAGGCGGCATTGAAGGCGACGAATTTCTTGGTAGCCGGTCAACCTATCCGCCCGCATCACTGGGCGGAATTGGCGGGCGCGCCGTGATGGAAAATGACCGCCTATTCAGTGCTGCATTGAAAGCCGGTGCGGGAACGGAAATTCCTCACGCCTTACGCATGTCTTTAGCGCACGCTTTTGTTCTTCGCGCTACAGCCGGACCGGAAAGCATGCTCTTTTCCAACGATCTTCAGCTTTTTTTTGCAGGCAAGTGGACTGCCGGCCGGCGTGCCGATCGAATGGGCGTGCAACTAGAGGGAACGAAGATGATCGCTGAAAAACATGTATCAATGGCCAGCAGCCCGGTGTTCCCGGGCACGGTGCAATGCCCGTCCGGGGGAACGCCGTTTTTACTGCTTGCAGATGCGCAAACGGTCGGCGGGTATCCACGCATTGCGCAAGTCATCGGCGCGGATATCCATCTGACAGGGCAAATAAGACCGGGCGATGCAATCTGGTTCAGGAAAACTACCTATGCAGAAGCACGTGAGATCGGCCGCAAGAAAGCCGTGCTATTTGAGGGGTTCGTGCCGCGAAGCTGCTTCTTGTAA
- a CDS encoding tetratricopeptide repeat protein, which produces MLNALQLAAKHTIINTSAILMLAACASTKSSSSADVGNDEYREAIGVFSDPQVDAGMDPIASAAFWGTRYNTDQSNPDVAVRFSKSLRKIGSNDEAVGVMQKITTQHPENAAVNLEYGKVLVQSGRAFEAVRFLEAAVAKTPSDWRALSAYGVALDQIGEHEAARSKYDRALAMSPGEVMVTNNKGLSYALEGNLSMARVTLRQAATRPGADSRVRQNLALVMALSGKMAEAERLARSDLPPIVADNNIDVYRQLMNQPAYWEEYASGDVETPDFDNVPAAPLSPSPKPQLREEQQPDNDENSDGAPVALIEVAPVNPVTNASAGVELKKDEE; this is translated from the coding sequence ATGCTTAACGCATTACAGCTTGCAGCAAAACACACGATTATCAACACGTCAGCGATTTTGATGCTGGCGGCCTGCGCGAGTACGAAATCGTCCAGTTCGGCTGATGTCGGCAATGACGAATATCGCGAGGCCATTGGCGTATTTTCCGACCCCCAGGTTGACGCGGGCATGGACCCCATCGCCTCTGCGGCGTTCTGGGGCACGCGATATAACACGGATCAATCAAATCCGGATGTAGCAGTTCGTTTTTCCAAATCTTTGCGAAAGATTGGCTCAAACGATGAAGCTGTCGGCGTGATGCAAAAGATCACCACCCAGCATCCGGAGAATGCCGCCGTGAACCTGGAGTACGGCAAGGTGCTTGTGCAAAGCGGTCGTGCTTTTGAAGCTGTGCGTTTTCTTGAAGCAGCCGTTGCAAAAACGCCAAGCGATTGGCGGGCGTTATCTGCTTATGGCGTGGCGCTTGATCAGATCGGCGAACATGAAGCCGCACGATCAAAGTATGACAGAGCGCTCGCGATGTCCCCGGGCGAAGTCATGGTGACAAACAACAAAGGGCTTTCCTACGCGCTTGAAGGCAATCTTTCCATGGCGCGGGTAACCCTTAGACAGGCGGCCACACGGCCGGGCGCCGATTCACGCGTTCGTCAAAATCTCGCGCTGGTAATGGCGCTGTCCGGCAAGATGGCGGAAGCGGAACGTCTAGCGCGCTCGGACTTGCCGCCAATTGTCGCCGACAACAATATCGACGTCTACCGTCAGCTAATGAACCAGCCTGCTTACTGGGAAGAATATGCAAGCGGCGATGTTGAAACGCCCGATTTCGATAATGTTCCGGCTGCGCCGCTGTCGCCTTCGCCAAAACCTCAACTGCGTGAAGAACAACAGCCTGATAATGACGAAAATTCTGACGGCGCCCCTGTAGCGCTGATCGAAGTGGCGCCGGTAAATCCGGTCACCAATGCTTCGGCGGGTGTGGAGCTAAAAAAAGACGAAGAATAA
- a CDS encoding Nramp family divalent metal transporter, translating to MMKRFRAIGPGALTAAAFIGPGTVTTATLAGAGYGYALVWALVFATIAAIILQETAARLGVAGRRGLGEAIMEQFADNRVLRWVSGALIISALFIGNAAYEGGNIAGAVLGVEAAFPEFLSRPLIAGVIALAAGIILLLGGYRIIEKVLIVAVLIMTFAFASALLIIGPDWPELLKGAFVPTIPLGAFPIVLGLIGTTIVPYNLFLHAAAARKRWNNPDDLAEARFDARLSIGVGGVVSILVLSTAAASLFGVGMSISNAADMARQLEPAFGVSATYLMAAGLFAAGLSSAITAPLATGFAAAELFGFDSDPKNRKFRVVSGAVLLIGAIVAMTGARPIEIILFAQIANGVLLPVVAIFLLYAANNKKLLGKYANGLLANAAGVVVTLIAAMLGLRGILRAFGVM from the coding sequence ATGATGAAACGCTTCCGCGCGATTGGCCCCGGCGCCCTTACCGCCGCAGCCTTTATTGGCCCCGGCACTGTCACCACCGCAACACTGGCTGGCGCCGGGTATGGTTACGCGCTCGTTTGGGCGCTGGTTTTCGCCACCATCGCCGCCATAATCCTGCAGGAAACCGCCGCACGGCTTGGCGTCGCCGGACGCCGTGGTCTCGGCGAGGCGATTATGGAGCAGTTTGCTGACAATCGCGTACTGAGATGGGTGTCAGGCGCACTGATTATTTCCGCGCTATTTATCGGAAACGCGGCTTATGAAGGCGGTAATATCGCCGGGGCCGTATTAGGCGTCGAAGCCGCCTTTCCCGAGTTTCTGTCAAGGCCGCTTATCGCCGGCGTCATCGCCCTTGCCGCAGGCATAATACTTCTGCTTGGCGGCTACAGGATCATAGAAAAAGTATTGATTGTCGCTGTTTTGATCATGACTTTCGCGTTTGCTTCCGCGCTGTTGATTATCGGCCCCGACTGGCCCGAGCTGCTCAAAGGCGCGTTTGTTCCAACTATTCCCCTCGGCGCTTTTCCAATCGTGCTCGGTCTGATCGGCACCACCATTGTTCCTTACAATCTGTTTCTGCACGCCGCCGCCGCACGCAAAAGATGGAATAATCCAGACGACCTCGCCGAAGCGCGTTTCGATGCGCGCCTATCAATCGGCGTTGGCGGCGTCGTTTCCATTCTGGTTTTGTCGACAGCCGCCGCCAGCCTTTTTGGCGTTGGCATGTCTATATCCAATGCTGCCGACATGGCCCGCCAGCTCGAACCGGCTTTCGGTGTAAGCGCAACTTATCTCATGGCCGCTGGCCTTTTCGCCGCCGGACTTTCATCAGCCATAACCGCGCCGCTCGCCACTGGGTTTGCCGCCGCTGAGTTGTTCGGGTTTGATAGCGACCCCAAAAACAGGAAATTTCGCGTTGTTTCGGGCGCTGTTCTATTGATTGGAGCGATCGTCGCCATGACGGGCGCGCGGCCCATTGAAATCATTCTCTTCGCGCAAATCGCCAATGGCGTTCTCTTGCCTGTCGTCGCTATCTTCCTGCTTTATGCAGCAAATAACAAAAAACTTCTCGGTAAATACGCGAATGGCTTACTTGCCAATGCCGCCGGCGTGGTCGTCACCCTGATCGCCGCTATGCTTGGCCTGCGCGGTATACTACGTGCTTTCGGAGTGATGTAG
- the pxpA gene encoding 5-oxoprolinase subunit PxpA → MRTIDLNADMGEYADDAQRHNEEALMALISSCSIACGGHAGDEETMTHIAEMAKRHRVSIGAHPSYPDRVGFGRRSLKFDSEELRASLVLQIDSLRAVLNREGAPLRHIKPHGALYNDAAKDASLAKMIAEVAGDAILVGPPGSMLEKAANDRNKKFAAEGFVDRLYQQSGALTPRGQAGAVIGDIPQRAEQASAIARGATFRAADGTLSLIVQTLCIHSDSPGAVETAKAVRQRLTQDGFEVKAFS, encoded by the coding sequence GTGCGTACAATCGACCTCAACGCAGACATGGGCGAATACGCCGATGACGCGCAACGTCATAATGAAGAAGCGCTGATGGCGCTGATCTCATCTTGCTCCATTGCTTGCGGCGGCCATGCGGGCGACGAAGAGACAATGACCCACATCGCGGAGATGGCAAAACGTCATCGCGTCAGCATCGGCGCGCATCCGTCATACCCTGACAGGGTCGGGTTTGGCCGTCGCAGCCTTAAATTTGATTCCGAAGAGTTGCGTGCGTCGCTGGTTTTGCAAATCGATTCTCTTCGTGCTGTTCTGAATCGCGAGGGCGCACCTTTGCGTCACATCAAGCCCCATGGCGCGCTTTATAATGATGCTGCAAAAGACGCATCCTTGGCAAAGATGATTGCAGAAGTGGCAGGCGACGCCATTCTCGTCGGTCCGCCCGGATCAATGCTTGAGAAGGCAGCGAACGATAGAAACAAAAAATTTGCCGCCGAAGGTTTCGTTGACCGGCTATATCAACAGTCCGGCGCTTTAACCCCTCGCGGGCAAGCAGGCGCTGTTATCGGCGACATCCCCCAAAGAGCAGAACAGGCTTCAGCGATTGCGCGTGGCGCGACCTTTCGTGCAGCAGACGGAACGCTGTCTTTAATCGTGCAAACCCTGTGCATTCATTCAGACTCCCCCGGCGCCGTCGAAACGGCGAAAGCCGTACGTCAGCGCCTCACTCAGGACGGCTTTGAAGTAAAAGCCTTTTCATGA
- a CDS encoding DUF2125 domain-containing protein: MAEHHHRLSRRWLYIPFIIAGVILIGYYMLWRTGAAEMKKGVEAWVADQRSAGLEITHGPITSDGFPFFLRVHVDNPDISQPDLWRWRTSRLTMDALPYDLRKLIFSTRTEQYLWTEDHGEWRVIAKDFRTSISADDTRGWVFATTIGEGSATRMHTDETIQIENLKLDLAPDSAENTTLTLNLAATGLSAINGAKAVELDTFRTMLALTHTDAFAFADPVSVWRQAGGRLIIRGLSAEIDDAHVMIAGEINLDSENYPAGQLNTEIVNPAVFTEVLHTGGAISRNEAQSVAAALSLAAIAGGGKINAPIHLKDKTAQIAGVTLAGLPKVD; encoded by the coding sequence TTGGCTGAACATCACCATCGTTTAAGCCGACGCTGGCTCTATATTCCTTTTATCATCGCTGGCGTCATTCTCATCGGCTATTACATGCTCTGGCGCACCGGTGCCGCCGAAATGAAAAAGGGCGTTGAAGCGTGGGTCGCGGATCAACGCAGCGCAGGACTCGAAATCACACATGGCCCGATAACGTCAGACGGATTTCCTTTTTTTCTGCGCGTGCATGTCGATAATCCTGACATATCGCAGCCCGACCTCTGGCGCTGGCGAACAAGCCGCCTGACGATGGATGCGCTTCCGTACGATCTGAGAAAACTGATTTTCTCCACTCGCACCGAGCAATATCTATGGACAGAAGATCATGGCGAGTGGCGGGTTATTGCAAAAGACTTCAGAACATCAATCTCAGCCGATGATACGCGCGGGTGGGTTTTCGCCACGACAATTGGCGAGGGATCCGCGACAAGAATGCACACAGACGAAACAATCCAGATTGAAAATCTGAAACTGGACCTTGCCCCCGATAGCGCCGAAAACACGACCCTGACCCTAAACCTCGCCGCCACAGGCCTTTCCGCCATTAACGGCGCGAAGGCTGTTGAACTAGATACTTTCAGGACAATGCTTGCCCTCACTCATACCGATGCGTTCGCTTTCGCTGACCCTGTCTCAGTCTGGCGCCAGGCAGGCGGAAGATTGATCATCAGGGGATTGTCGGCCGAGATTGACGACGCCCATGTCATGATCGCCGGGGAGATCAACCTGGACTCGGAAAACTATCCGGCGGGCCAGCTAAATACAGAGATCGTCAACCCGGCCGTTTTCACAGAAGTGCTGCATACAGGCGGCGCAATCAGCCGAAATGAAGCGCAATCCGTGGCTGCCGCCCTTTCACTCGCCGCCATCGCCGGCGGCGGCAAAATCAATGCACCAATTCATTTAAAGGATAAGACGGCGCAGATCGCCGGCGTCACGCTCGCCGGCCTGCCCAAGGTTGACTGA
- the pxpB gene encoding 5-oxoprolinase subunit PxpB gives MNRRISYNLTEFGEHGWLAQVKSANDLVAAALFVNAVAGALRHLPGINDAVAGVDSVVLRFDPAVMAASAARKCFEDTLNNTSLTLTPPQRRIDIPVCYGGEYGPDLESLSKRLSFTNDDIIKKHASASYRVLTIGFAPGFMYLGPLDPALHVERLETPRVRVPAGSVGIAGAMTGVYSLSSPGGWRIIGRTPRKLFNPDNDDPFTFSPGDEIRFSPIDEDRFHAMEQGEQ, from the coding sequence ATGAACAGACGCATTTCCTACAACCTTACAGAGTTTGGCGAACATGGGTGGCTCGCTCAGGTCAAGTCTGCAAATGATCTGGTCGCCGCCGCGCTTTTTGTGAACGCGGTGGCTGGAGCCTTGCGTCACTTGCCAGGCATTAACGACGCTGTTGCCGGCGTGGACAGCGTTGTCTTGCGCTTCGATCCGGCAGTCATGGCCGCAAGCGCCGCGCGAAAATGCTTTGAGGACACGCTCAATAACACCTCTCTTACTCTAACACCGCCACAAAGGCGAATTGATATTCCCGTCTGTTACGGCGGCGAATACGGTCCGGACCTTGAGAGTTTGAGCAAGCGCCTCTCATTCACAAACGATGACATCATAAAAAAACATGCGTCTGCTTCTTATCGTGTACTGACAATTGGTTTCGCGCCTGGCTTTATGTATCTCGGACCGCTTGATCCCGCATTGCATGTGGAACGGCTGGAAACGCCGCGAGTGCGCGTGCCAGCAGGATCGGTCGGGATCGCTGGCGCCATGACCGGCGTTTATTCGCTTTCCTCACCGGGCGGATGGCGCATCATTGGCCGTACGCCGCGAAAACTATTCAATCCTGACAATGATGATCCGTTCACTTTCTCGCCGGGCGATGAGATCAGGTTTTCACCTATTGATGAGGACCGCTTCCATGCCATGGAGCAGGGCGAACAGTGA
- a CDS encoding BCCT family transporter — protein MFWPPVILLSSALAFSLINFETFHSVVSSANNWILTRFDWLFSYASFGAVCLILWVALSKFGSVRIGGPDAKPILSRWNWFSITLCTTIAIGILFWGAAEPMFHVSAPPDYAGVAPHTDDAARFALSSMFMHWTITPYAIYTVPALAFALAHYNFKRPYSLSGPLSLVFGRAATGRAGAIIDAVGLYALVAGVAASLGAGVMTLSGGIEASAGIHDSVLLRLAITVVIVLVFVASSISGVQRGIKFLSDINTRFFILLAVFVLIAGPTTQILALGAESAVEYVTKFIPRSLALGERSSDPWVRDWTVFYFANWLAWAPVTALFLGRISIGYTVREFIMFNLAAPALFGAVWMTVFGGAAIGVDATSGALTAALESRGPEAVIYAMFASFPCSQVIIVVFILLTFISFATAMDSNTHSIASVCLKPAKQEQPKPYAERWIKIFWGTLVGGVAFIMTSTTGIEGVRMLSNLGGLPGLFILIAMGAVIIAMRVSWFEELRAASQPASPELQEAASRHEPLK, from the coding sequence GTGTTCTGGCCGCCTGTCATACTCTTGAGCAGCGCGCTCGCCTTCAGCTTGATAAATTTCGAGACGTTTCACAGTGTCGTCAGCAGCGCCAATAACTGGATTCTCACGCGGTTTGACTGGCTGTTCAGCTATGCTTCGTTTGGCGCTGTTTGCCTGATCTTGTGGGTTGCTTTGTCAAAGTTCGGTTCTGTACGGATTGGCGGGCCGGACGCGAAACCAATTCTCAGCCGCTGGAACTGGTTTTCCATTACTTTATGCACGACGATTGCGATCGGCATTCTGTTCTGGGGCGCGGCGGAGCCGATGTTCCATGTCAGCGCGCCGCCTGACTATGCTGGCGTCGCGCCGCATACGGATGATGCGGCGCGTTTTGCGCTTTCGTCCATGTTCATGCATTGGACGATCACGCCATACGCCATTTATACGGTGCCGGCGCTCGCTTTTGCGTTGGCGCACTATAATTTCAAGCGCCCCTATTCGTTAAGCGGGCCGCTTTCGCTTGTGTTCGGGCGCGCGGCAACCGGCCGCGCCGGCGCCATCATAGATGCAGTTGGCCTCTATGCGCTTGTGGCTGGCGTTGCTGCATCGCTTGGTGCGGGCGTGATGACGCTGTCTGGCGGCATTGAGGCAAGCGCGGGCATTCACGACAGCGTCTTGCTGCGGCTGGCGATCACGGTCGTGATTGTTCTGGTGTTTGTCGCCTCTTCAATCAGCGGCGTTCAGCGCGGCATCAAATTCCTGTCGGATATCAACACCAGGTTCTTTATCCTGCTGGCGGTTTTTGTCCTAATCGCTGGGCCGACGACACAGATTCTGGCGCTTGGCGCTGAAAGCGCCGTTGAATACGTGACGAAATTCATTCCGCGCAGCCTGGCGCTAGGCGAGCGTTCCAGCGATCCATGGGTGCGCGATTGGACAGTCTTTTATTTTGCCAACTGGCTTGCTTGGGCGCCAGTGACGGCGTTGTTCTTAGGGCGCATTTCCATCGGCTACACCGTTCGCGAGTTCATCATGTTCAATCTTGCGGCGCCGGCGCTTTTCGGCGCTGTCTGGATGACGGTCTTTGGAGGTGCAGCCATTGGCGTCGATGCGACCTCCGGCGCCTTGACCGCCGCGCTTGAATCGCGCGGTCCCGAAGCGGTGATCTACGCCATGTTCGCCTCGTTTCCGTGCAGTCAGGTCATTATCGTTGTTTTCATTTTGCTGACGTTCATCTCATTCGCGACGGCGATGGATTCCAATACCCATTCGATTGCAAGCGTCTGTCTTAAGCCTGCAAAGCAGGAGCAGCCAAAACCGTATGCTGAAAGATGGATAAAAATTTTCTGGGGAACGCTGGTGGGCGGCGTCGCTTTCATCATGACGTCTACAACCGGCATTGAGGGCGTCAGGATGTTGTCTAACCTTGGCGGTTTGCCTGGTTTGTTTATTTTGATCGCCATGGGGGCGGTTATAATTGCGATGCGGGTTTCCTGGTTCGAAGAATTGCGCGCAGCGTCGCAGCCCGCGTCACCTGAGTTACAAGAAGCAGCTTCGCGGCACGAACCCCTCAAATAG
- a CDS encoding leucyl aminopeptidase family protein has protein sequence MRDEMLSDYEQKAANAAKNIFMVAEGGLDEIEAPETLKRLAGANGFNGEAGAVLANDEGVLLGLGDGADPFLSAAAAEKLPEGDYVFAASLDEQTATLAALGWLMGGYRFDRYKQQKPANARLIAPENADCKAARRAMEAVCLVRDLVNTPAGDMGPEALEHAARNLAEECGAQISVIEGENLLAENLPMIHAVGRAAASPPRLIDMTWGEIDAPKLTLVGKGVTFDSGGLNIKGGAGMALMKKDMGGGAHTLALARMIMKSKLKVRLRVLVPAVENAISGNAFRPGDILPSRRGLTVEIGNTDAEGRLILADALTLGGEEKPELMISLATLTGAARVALGPELAPFYCDDEGLVSALERAGTAVSDPVWRMPLWRNYETMLSSQIADVNHISGGSFAGSITAALFLKKFADGAGAWMHFDIYAWRPKALPGRPAGGEAQAIRALFEVLSARFPAE, from the coding sequence ATGCGTGATGAAATGTTAAGCGACTATGAACAAAAAGCTGCGAATGCGGCAAAGAACATCTTCATGGTTGCTGAGGGCGGGCTCGATGAGATCGAAGCGCCGGAGACTTTAAAGAGGCTAGCTGGCGCGAATGGCTTCAATGGAGAGGCTGGCGCTGTTCTCGCCAATGACGAGGGCGTGCTGTTGGGCCTCGGCGATGGCGCTGATCCGTTCTTGTCCGCGGCGGCGGCGGAAAAGTTGCCGGAAGGTGACTATGTTTTCGCCGCTTCGCTTGATGAGCAGACGGCGACGCTCGCTGCGTTGGGTTGGCTCATGGGGGGCTACCGTTTTGACCGCTATAAACAGCAAAAACCTGCGAACGCTCGGCTGATTGCGCCTGAAAACGCTGATTGCAAGGCCGCGCGCCGAGCGATGGAAGCGGTTTGCCTGGTTCGCGATCTTGTAAACACGCCCGCAGGCGATATGGGGCCTGAAGCCCTTGAACATGCCGCGCGAAACCTTGCGGAAGAATGTGGTGCGCAAATCAGCGTCATCGAGGGCGAAAACCTTCTCGCTGAAAACCTGCCCATGATCCATGCGGTGGGGCGCGCGGCCGCCAGTCCGCCTCGGCTTATTGATATGACATGGGGTGAGATTGACGCGCCAAAACTCACACTTGTTGGTAAGGGCGTTACATTTGACTCGGGTGGATTGAATATCAAGGGCGGCGCCGGTATGGCGCTGATGAAAAAAGACATGGGCGGCGGCGCACATACATTGGCCCTTGCCCGCATGATCATGAAGTCGAAACTCAAGGTGCGGTTGCGGGTGCTGGTGCCAGCAGTCGAAAACGCCATATCTGGAAATGCATTCCGGCCCGGAGATATCTTACCCAGCCGTAGAGGCCTTACCGTCGAAATTGGCAATACCGATGCGGAAGGGCGCTTAATTCTGGCTGATGCTTTGACGTTGGGCGGTGAGGAAAAGCCTGAGTTGATGATATCCTTGGCGACTCTGACGGGGGCTGCACGCGTAGCGCTTGGTCCGGAACTCGCGCCATTTTATTGTGATGACGAAGGGCTCGTCAGCGCTCTTGAGCGTGCGGGCACAGCGGTATCCGATCCGGTGTGGCGCATGCCGTTATGGCGAAATTACGAGACTATGCTGTCTTCGCAGATCGCTGATGTGAACCATATTTCCGGCGGTTCCTTTGCCGGGTCGATAACAGCTGCGCTGTTTTTAAAGAAATTTGCGGATGGCGCCGGGGCGTGGATGCATTTTGATATTTATGCGTGGCGGCCAAAGGCGCTGCCCGGGCGGCCCGCAGGGGGCGAGGCGCAAGCGATCCGCGCCTTGTTTGAGGTATTGTCAGCTCGCTTCCCCGCCGAATAG
- a CDS encoding MarR family transcriptional regulator — MAATDILTSWREVMCDAVRADNPDLSMRQWSILLTVYLKPGPHTVRALARDLNVPKPAISRALDALSILGFIKRVRDDNDKRIVIVRKTAEGAIYLDNFARLVESYSGAPTLEAMYG, encoded by the coding sequence ATGGCGGCGACAGATATTCTCACAAGCTGGCGGGAAGTAATGTGCGACGCGGTGCGCGCGGACAACCCCGATCTGTCCATGCGCCAGTGGTCTATTTTGTTGACGGTTTATCTCAAACCCGGACCGCATACGGTTCGTGCGCTTGCGCGAGACCTGAATGTGCCGAAACCTGCGATATCGCGCGCCCTGGATGCGCTCTCTATTCTTGGCTTCATCAAACGCGTGCGTGACGATAATGACAAGCGTATCGTCATTGTACGGAAGACAGCCGAAGGCGCGATTTATCTTGATAACTTCGCGCGCCTCGTTGAGTCTTATTCCGGCGCTCCGACGCTAGAGGCGATGTACGGATAA
- a CDS encoding type IV secretory system conjugative DNA transfer family protein yields the protein MFRTPFDPQPIVSVEVNTLTMVSGSSGSGKKAQIVTPMLTLIDEPMVYIDPQREAEEDVPLRAALGRYVYVFDPRRRDSASVNVLAGLLIDQPDFLEIIELIVDDLCPEGGAEARTEEGIKYTRRALRVAIANEAQLSFIEGRPPSLVEVGEALGTDRIVESMRAWADFGHRDFRRQAEDFHFDFNNDPEVRGGVASFIQRDLSWLSDQNSARLVTGETGDVADPRDMLGDRIKCDWFLQPGENLDASASLWRILLGTVRRERRKLTKAQARSIGTPTWFIVDEFPRVAGAGAKTFDALVVTDRQKLCLPVYIYQHDKQIAKAFGEGTLKYWRDSASLRISLTPDPETAREIAAECGKVYHCEMNYSGEGDGVRAHAQRQWTPIDAVSENVLASMKMGDVVCRYASPHKERFTIVDTGPLFFKMPLFKSYVEACMRKYPFPFKAAYYDKSEIESFGQLEEK from the coding sequence ATGTTTCGAACGCCGTTCGATCCACAGCCTATCGTATCAGTAGAAGTCAATACACTGACGATGGTTTCTGGCAGTTCCGGGTCTGGCAAGAAAGCCCAGATAGTTACCCCGATGCTTACGCTAATAGATGAGCCGATGGTCTATATCGATCCGCAACGCGAAGCTGAGGAGGATGTTCCATTACGAGCGGCGTTAGGTCGGTATGTCTATGTTTTCGATCCGCGACGCCGCGATTCTGCTTCCGTCAATGTGTTAGCGGGTCTTTTGATTGATCAACCCGATTTCCTGGAGATTATCGAGTTGATTGTCGACGACCTTTGTCCAGAAGGCGGCGCTGAAGCGAGAACAGAAGAAGGGATAAAATATACGCGCCGAGCGCTTCGGGTCGCGATTGCGAACGAGGCCCAGCTGTCATTTATCGAAGGCAGACCGCCATCTCTTGTCGAAGTTGGCGAAGCCTTGGGAACTGACCGCATTGTTGAATCAATGCGTGCGTGGGCGGATTTCGGTCATAGAGACTTTAGACGACAAGCGGAGGATTTTCATTTTGATTTCAATAACGACCCGGAGGTTCGTGGTGGCGTCGCAAGCTTCATCCAGCGTGACCTCTCGTGGTTAAGTGATCAAAATTCGGCGCGCTTAGTAACCGGCGAAACTGGCGATGTCGCCGATCCACGCGATATGTTAGGTGATAGAATAAAATGCGACTGGTTTCTGCAACCGGGAGAAAACCTGGATGCGTCGGCTTCATTGTGGCGGATCTTACTGGGGACGGTCCGGCGCGAGCGTCGCAAATTGACGAAAGCGCAAGCACGTAGCATTGGTACACCAACATGGTTCATCGTTGATGAATTTCCGCGCGTAGCCGGTGCCGGCGCCAAAACTTTTGATGCACTTGTCGTAACGGACCGACAAAAGCTTTGCCTGCCGGTCTATATTTACCAGCATGATAAACAGATTGCGAAAGCCTTTGGTGAAGGAACCTTGAAATATTGGCGTGATTCGGCCTCACTCCGGATCTCACTGACCCCCGATCCTGAAACAGCTCGTGAGATCGCTGCAGAATGCGGCAAGGTTTATCATTGCGAAATGAACTATTCCGGCGAAGGGGACGGCGTCAGGGCTCATGCACAACGTCAATGGACGCCTATCGATGCCGTTTCGGAAAATGTTTTGGCGAGTATGAAGATGGGCGATGTTGTTTGCCGGTATGCAAGTCCGCACAAGGAGCGATTTACGATTGTCGATACAGGACCGCTATTTTTTAAAATGCCCTTGTTTAAATCATATGTTGAGGCATGCATGCGAAAATATCCCTTCCCGTTTAAGGCCGCTTACTACGACAAAAGCGAGATCGAAAGTTTTGGTCAACTTGAAGAAAAATAG